One window of the Shewanella litorisediminis genome contains the following:
- a CDS encoding M4 family metallopeptidase, whose protein sequence is MRKQQLSLLFIAISATLGTSAYAANVVDVAKMRHAAAGDIGSVLQLAPGHEFRTAKQLDLGKGLKKERLQQYFHGVPVYGFSVAADRSEMGFYSNLKGQMLANIDKDAAFAKPSLSKDKALEIAKAAKGGQGLKAGKTRNDSAQPWIILFGKTQEPRLVYITSYVVDGDTPSRPFTMVDAHTGEVLERWEGLNHAGTGTGPGGNIKTGQYEYGTDFGNLDVEVNGDTCTMNNANVKTVNLNHGTSGNTAFSYTCPRNTVKEINGAYSPLNDAHYFGGVVYDMYDQWYGTAPLSFQLTMRVHYGNNYENAFWDGSAMTFGDGQSYFYPLVSLDVSAHEVSHGFTEQNSGLVYANQSGGMNEAFSDMAGEAAEFFMKGSNDWLVGADIFKGDGALRYMADPTLDGKSIGHIDDYYDGLDVHYSSGVFNKAFYTLATTEGWDTRKAFEVFLIANQIYWTPNSLMYEGACGVRNAASDKGYSTADVDAAFAAVGVTPCEVPPPPPPPEADVMQNGVAVTDISGASGSKQYWTLDVPAGASNLVFNLSGGSGDADLYVKFGAHPTSTDYDCRPYAAGNNENCAISNVQQGTYWVMLNGYSSYSGTTLVGSFDGGSTEPNEAPVASFTADYTGALYNFTSTATDSDGSVVAWSWDFGDGETATGSAASHQYLVSGSYTVTLTVTDDDGATASTSEVFNVEVPAAEMDLSITKVNVSRRGSARIGLEWTGNSASYTVLRNGEAVGSTSANSYVDRFTATAGSSVTFQVCNSDGGCSDIETVSF, encoded by the coding sequence ATGCGCAAGCAACAACTCTCACTCTTGTTTATCGCCATTTCGGCAACCCTGGGTACCTCAGCCTATGCCGCCAACGTGGTAGACGTGGCCAAGATGCGCCATGCAGCCGCCGGTGACATCGGCAGTGTGCTGCAACTGGCCCCCGGCCACGAGTTCCGCACCGCCAAGCAACTGGATCTGGGCAAAGGCCTGAAGAAAGAGCGTCTGCAGCAATATTTCCACGGCGTGCCTGTTTATGGTTTCTCCGTGGCCGCTGATCGCTCTGAAATGGGCTTTTACAGCAACCTCAAAGGCCAGATGCTGGCCAACATAGATAAAGATGCTGCTTTTGCCAAGCCCAGCCTGAGCAAAGACAAAGCCCTGGAAATCGCCAAAGCCGCCAAGGGTGGCCAGGGTCTCAAGGCCGGCAAGACCCGTAACGACAGTGCCCAACCCTGGATTATCCTGTTCGGCAAAACACAGGAGCCACGTCTGGTGTATATCACCTCTTACGTGGTTGACGGCGACACTCCAAGCCGCCCATTCACCATGGTCGATGCCCACACGGGTGAAGTACTGGAGCGTTGGGAAGGCCTGAACCATGCCGGCACAGGTACAGGTCCCGGCGGTAACATCAAGACCGGCCAGTATGAATACGGTACCGACTTCGGCAATCTGGACGTGGAAGTGAATGGTGACACCTGCACCATGAACAACGCCAACGTGAAAACCGTCAACCTGAACCACGGCACCAGCGGTAACACGGCATTCAGCTACACCTGCCCACGCAATACCGTTAAAGAGATCAACGGTGCCTACTCACCGCTGAACGATGCCCACTACTTCGGTGGCGTTGTGTATGACATGTACGATCAGTGGTATGGCACTGCGCCCCTGTCCTTCCAGCTGACCATGCGCGTGCACTATGGCAACAACTACGAGAACGCCTTCTGGGACGGCAGCGCCATGACCTTCGGTGATGGCCAAAGCTACTTCTACCCACTGGTGTCTCTGGACGTGTCGGCACACGAAGTGAGCCACGGCTTTACCGAACAGAACTCTGGTCTGGTGTATGCCAACCAGTCTGGCGGTATGAACGAAGCCTTCTCGGATATGGCGGGTGAAGCGGCTGAATTCTTTATGAAAGGCAGCAACGACTGGCTGGTTGGCGCTGATATCTTCAAAGGCGACGGTGCCCTGCGCTACATGGCTGACCCAACCCTGGACGGCAAGTCTATCGGTCATATCGACGACTACTATGATGGCCTGGATGTGCACTACAGCTCAGGTGTATTCAACAAGGCCTTCTACACCCTGGCGACCACGGAAGGCTGGGATACCCGTAAAGCCTTTGAAGTGTTCTTGATTGCCAACCAGATTTACTGGACCCCCAACAGCCTGATGTATGAAGGTGCCTGTGGTGTTCGCAATGCGGCCTCCGATAAGGGCTACAGCACTGCCGACGTAGATGCTGCCTTTGCCGCCGTGGGTGTTACGCCCTGTGAAGTGCCACCACCACCGCCACCACCAGAAGCCGACGTGATGCAAAACGGCGTCGCCGTGACTGACATCAGCGGCGCTTCTGGCAGCAAGCAGTATTGGACCCTGGACGTCCCAGCCGGTGCCAGCAATCTGGTGTTCAATCTGTCCGGCGGCTCAGGTGATGCCGACCTCTATGTGAAGTTTGGTGCTCACCCAACCAGCACTGACTACGATTGCCGCCCTTATGCAGCAGGCAACAACGAAAACTGTGCCATCAGCAATGTACAGCAAGGTACTTACTGGGTGATGCTGAATGGCTACAGCTCGTACAGCGGCACTACCCTGGTAGGCAGTTTCGATGGCGGCAGCACTGAGCCAAACGAAGCTCCTGTTGCCAGCTTCACCGCTGACTACACCGGCGCCCTGTATAACTTCACCAGCACTGCTACCGACTCTGACGGCAGCGTTGTGGCCTGGAGCTGGGACTTCGGTGACGGTGAAACCGCGACCGGTTCTGCTGCAAGCCATCAGTATCTGGTAAGTGGCAGCTACACAGTGACCCTGACCGTGACCGACGATGACGGTGCCACCGCCAGCACCTCTGAAGTGTTCAACGTGGAAGTGCCTGCCGCCGAGATGGACCTGAGCATCACCAAGGTGAATGTGTCACGCCGTGGCAGCGCCCGTATCGGTCTGGAATGGACCGGCAACAGCGCCTCTTACACTGTGCTGCGTAACGGTGAAGCCGTAGGCAGTACCAGCGCCAACAGCTATGTTGACCGCTTCACTGCCACTGCCGGCAGCAGCGTCACCTTCCAGGTGTGCAACTCCGATGGTGGTTGCTCCGACATTGAAACCGTAAGCTTCTGA
- a CDS encoding gamma-butyrobetaine hydroxylase-like domain-containing protein: MSHPQVVSLKLKRKSRLLEVGFDDGSQYQLSCEFLRVYSPSAEVHGHGNPVLVTHKKDVNITAIEPVGNYAVKLVFDDGHDTGLYSWQVLHQLATNQLNLWEQYLARLRAEKGSREPMIPMNISYR, translated from the coding sequence ATGAGCCATCCCCAGGTTGTATCCCTTAAGCTGAAACGAAAATCACGTCTGCTGGAAGTGGGATTTGATGATGGCAGCCAGTATCAGCTGAGCTGCGAATTCCTGAGGGTGTATTCCCCGTCGGCGGAGGTCCACGGCCACGGCAACCCGGTACTGGTTACCCATAAAAAGGACGTCAACATCACCGCCATCGAACCCGTAGGTAACTACGCGGTTAAATTAGTGTTTGATGATGGCCATGATACCGGACTTTATTCATGGCAGGTATTGCACCAACTGGCTACCAACCAATTAAATTTGTGGGAACAGTATCTCGCCCGTCTGCGTGCGGAAAAAGGCTCCAGAGAGCCAATGATCCCCATGAATATCAGTTATCGCTAG
- a CDS encoding winged helix-turn-helix domain-containing protein, with amino-acid sequence MTETIFFFGDWQVSPQSNRISRGSLSRQLEPKAMEVLLYLCQRQGEVVSSDELLDACWAGLETGDNPLHKTIAVLRRALDDSATNPQFIETLRRRGYRTLAAVSFPSGHEQGAAEGVWQAGSPFPGLRPFGSQDADVFFGRREQINTLLENIHRQVRSGRGLCLLLGPSGSGKTSLIHAGILPNLSTSQGVNGIGLVSSAGLDMADVAPGALMLELASAMLDWEVDDKPVFEGESADTLALMLGESSESVTGRLLAALPSGRWEKPRFALVVDRLEVLLSSPAFDETDRSAFLALLDTLSRSGAVLVLCACRNDFYPLVVSHSVLMAGKGNGAHFDLEPPSRQSLLQMIRLPAAAAGLSWEHDKDSALGLDELLCREAAESPDALPMLQYLLQALYLARDESNQLKLDVYHRLGGIEGAIGRAADEALADQSAATRAALPGVLARLVTLKEDELSVTSRSARYSELCTEDERRLVQALVDSRLFVSHLEGAQPSFSVAHEALLRRWRRASRWIEEHRQLLALKSRLFHQASRWQSAGRDRDYLLGPGKPMLEARQLLEEGQLALDEQSREFIHASLARDVRRSWVKRGTVALLGMLTLISVVMGVRSMQAERLATERRLAAEDLLGFMVGQFADRLRSIGRMDLLDGVSNKALDYFSTPDASLSVAALFRHGQTLEAMGEVAYSREKPDEARAALLAARDKLLPLRGRDVPQLELYKTLGANAFWLGQIEYDNNNWEAVKIWFGAYLEHSEAMVKLAPESRDARLELSYAENSLGSLAMKLQDYPLAQQMFEASLALKLQLLSDAPDDGQLIADVADTQSWLASAAMATGDIPLAVKLHTDIGTLLGRSSEAYALDRLSHSQANLARLYEWLGNTDAAREAILRAKAIRIQALAKDPGNQSWRYDLLITGLHEIELGIGSGSEAELEASRQRLGAEAKTLSLQRQQKFAELYPLAAGRRLLQLGHFAAAEAMAEQAIAVLSAGAAQVSDDWEDKARMAEAELLLVQSQLAQGTNEVKFAMCQSVKTRLDPIVAVSQAPRFVRPYVMALECLGQTDAADALKGPLAAQGVRFQAF; translated from the coding sequence ATGACAGAGACAATTTTCTTCTTCGGCGATTGGCAGGTGTCGCCCCAAAGCAACCGCATCAGTCGCGGCAGTCTCAGCCGCCAGCTGGAGCCCAAGGCCATGGAGGTACTCTTGTATCTGTGTCAGCGCCAGGGCGAGGTGGTCAGCAGTGACGAGCTGCTGGATGCCTGCTGGGCCGGGCTTGAGACAGGCGATAATCCGCTGCACAAAACCATCGCCGTGCTGCGCCGTGCCCTGGATGACAGTGCTACCAATCCCCAATTTATCGAAACCCTGCGCCGCCGTGGCTACCGCACCCTGGCGGCTGTTTCTTTTCCATCTGGTCATGAACAGGGTGCCGCAGAAGGCGTGTGGCAGGCGGGGTCACCTTTTCCTGGGCTGCGCCCCTTTGGCAGCCAGGATGCCGACGTGTTTTTCGGCCGCCGGGAGCAAATCAACACCCTGCTTGAGAATATCCATCGTCAGGTGCGCAGTGGCCGGGGCCTGTGTTTGCTGCTTGGCCCCAGTGGCAGCGGTAAGACGTCGCTGATCCACGCAGGTATTCTGCCCAACCTCAGTACCTCCCAGGGAGTAAATGGCATAGGTCTGGTGTCCAGCGCCGGGCTGGATATGGCCGATGTGGCCCCGGGTGCGCTGATGCTGGAGCTGGCATCGGCCATGCTCGACTGGGAGGTGGATGATAAGCCGGTATTTGAGGGGGAAAGCGCCGACACTCTCGCCCTTATGCTTGGCGAGAGCAGCGAGTCTGTCACTGGCCGTTTGCTGGCGGCCTTGCCATCCGGACGCTGGGAAAAACCGCGTTTTGCACTGGTGGTAGACAGGCTTGAAGTCCTGCTCTCTTCGCCTGCGTTTGATGAAACAGACAGAAGCGCGTTTTTGGCGTTGCTCGATACCCTGTCCCGCAGTGGCGCCGTGCTGGTGCTCTGTGCCTGTCGTAACGACTTTTACCCGTTGGTGGTGAGCCACAGTGTGCTGATGGCGGGCAAGGGCAATGGCGCACACTTTGACCTTGAGCCACCCAGTCGCCAATCCTTGCTGCAGATGATCCGCCTGCCTGCGGCGGCAGCGGGGCTCAGTTGGGAGCATGATAAAGACAGCGCGCTGGGGCTGGATGAGCTTCTCTGCCGCGAGGCGGCCGAGAGTCCGGATGCCTTGCCCATGCTGCAGTACCTGTTGCAGGCGCTGTATCTGGCGCGGGATGAATCCAATCAGCTAAAGCTCGATGTCTACCACAGACTGGGCGGCATCGAAGGCGCCATCGGCCGCGCCGCCGATGAGGCTTTGGCTGACCAGAGCGCCGCCACCCGCGCCGCTCTGCCCGGGGTGTTGGCGCGGCTCGTTACCCTTAAGGAAGACGAGCTGTCGGTAACCAGTCGCAGCGCCCGTTACAGTGAGCTTTGCACCGAGGACGAGCGCCGACTGGTACAGGCACTGGTGGACAGCAGATTGTTTGTATCCCATCTTGAGGGCGCCCAGCCCAGCTTCAGTGTGGCCCATGAAGCCTTGCTGCGGCGCTGGCGCAGGGCGTCGCGCTGGATTGAAGAACATCGGCAGTTGCTGGCGCTCAAGTCGCGCCTGTTTCATCAGGCCAGCCGCTGGCAGAGTGCCGGGCGTGATCGTGACTACCTGCTCGGGCCGGGCAAGCCCATGCTGGAAGCAAGGCAGCTTCTTGAAGAGGGACAGTTGGCGCTCGATGAGCAGAGCCGTGAATTTATTCATGCCTCCCTCGCCCGGGATGTGCGCCGCAGTTGGGTAAAACGCGGCACAGTAGCCCTGCTTGGCATGCTGACCCTGATTTCCGTGGTGATGGGTGTCAGGAGTATGCAGGCCGAGCGTCTTGCCACCGAGCGGCGTCTCGCGGCGGAAGACTTGCTTGGCTTTATGGTGGGCCAGTTCGCCGACCGGCTGCGCAGCATCGGCCGTATGGATCTGCTCGATGGGGTCAGCAACAAGGCGCTGGATTATTTCAGTACGCCCGACGCCAGCTTGTCAGTGGCAGCCCTGTTCCGCCACGGTCAGACACTGGAGGCCATGGGGGAGGTGGCCTACAGCCGCGAAAAGCCCGATGAGGCCAGGGCGGCGCTGCTGGCAGCGCGGGATAAGCTATTGCCCCTCAGAGGCCGTGATGTGCCTCAGCTCGAACTGTACAAAACCCTGGGCGCCAATGCGTTTTGGCTGGGGCAGATTGAGTACGACAACAACAACTGGGAAGCGGTAAAAATCTGGTTCGGGGCATACCTTGAGCACAGTGAAGCCATGGTGAAACTGGCACCGGAAAGCCGGGATGCGCGTTTGGAGCTTTCTTATGCCGAAAACTCCCTCGGCAGTCTCGCCATGAAGCTGCAGGATTACCCCCTGGCTCAGCAAATGTTTGAGGCTTCTCTCGCCCTGAAGTTACAGCTGCTCAGCGACGCCCCCGACGATGGCCAGCTGATTGCCGACGTGGCCGATACCCAATCCTGGCTTGCCAGTGCGGCCATGGCCACGGGGGATATTCCCCTTGCAGTGAAACTGCATACGGATATTGGCACACTGCTTGGGCGCTCCAGTGAGGCCTACGCCCTCGACCGTCTGTCCCACAGTCAGGCCAATCTTGCCCGTCTGTACGAGTGGCTTGGCAATACCGACGCAGCCAGGGAAGCCATCCTCAGGGCCAAAGCCATTCGCATTCAGGCCCTGGCCAAAGACCCGGGTAACCAATCCTGGCGCTACGACCTGTTGATAACCGGTCTGCACGAGATTGAACTCGGCATAGGTTCCGGCTCCGAGGCTGAATTGGAAGCCAGCAGACAGCGACTGGGCGCCGAAGCTAAGACGTTGTCGCTCCAGCGCCAGCAAAAGTTTGCCGAGCTGTATCCGCTCGCGGCCGGTAGACGGCTATTGCAACTTGGGCATTTTGCCGCCGCCGAAGCCATGGCCGAGCAGGCAATCGCTGTGTTGTCGGCAGGGGCTGCACAGGTGTCCGACGACTGGGAAGATAAGGCCCGGATGGCGGAGGCCGAACTGCTGTTGGTACAGAGCCAGTTGGCTCAGGGAACGAACGAGGTAAAGTTCGCCATGTGCCAGTCGGTGAAAACCCGCCTCGACCCGATTGTTGCCGTGTCACAGGCTCCCCGCTTTGTGCGTCCCTATGTGATGGCATTGGAATGCCTGGGGCAGACGGATGCTGCCGATGCCCTTAAAGGCCCGCTTGCCGCTCAGGGGGTTAGGTTCCAGGCTTTTTGA
- a CDS encoding DP-EP family protein has protein sequence MSVQNIQVTVSLDANNTPVFNYVPAGPVVVTESGTQIIYSLQDKTGKGLSFAGAAFATPFDRVIDAVELLNETTLALYDADTIVGKTGFRLVFNIAGSTLQLCSPDPQVINKDVK, from the coding sequence ATGTCAGTTCAGAATATTCAGGTCACTGTGTCTCTCGATGCCAATAACACCCCGGTATTTAACTATGTGCCGGCAGGGCCCGTGGTCGTGACCGAATCAGGCACCCAGATTATTTATTCGTTGCAGGACAAGACCGGCAAAGGCCTGAGTTTTGCCGGTGCGGCCTTTGCTACCCCGTTTGATCGGGTGATAGATGCGGTGGAGTTGCTGAATGAAACCACCCTGGCCCTCTACGACGCCGATACCATAGTCGGCAAGACCGGTTTCAGACTGGTGTTCAACATTGCCGGCAGCACGCTGCAACTTTGCAGCCCTGACCCCCAGGTCATCAATAAAGACGTGAAGTAA
- a CDS encoding GGDEF domain-containing protein: MYPVQENYCEFAAVAEVVQCLQQPMVLADASGKVLCVNPAAAALLGDEAETFVGELWPSWLESGYQGLYRELQSAADGQHHALQHGAREVQLRRVDGALLWVKLSLSFVQGLLPLFLVGFEDLSSQKAEVQRLTALAATDYLTGLANRRTLMEALEKQWRQCLIRRHPISVVIVDVDFFKQFNDLYGHLKGDDCLRRIAAALASALPSPQCLAARFGGEEFVLLLPGFNAAMAELIAKQVSDAISAIDIKSMGLPEGALLTVSQGIACEISGQFRTADAMLLGADTALYRAKREGRNKIILSD, from the coding sequence ATGTACCCCGTCCAGGAAAATTATTGTGAGTTTGCCGCCGTTGCCGAGGTGGTTCAGTGTCTTCAGCAGCCCATGGTGTTAGCCGATGCCTCAGGCAAGGTGCTGTGTGTTAATCCAGCTGCAGCGGCATTGCTGGGGGATGAAGCCGAGACCTTTGTCGGGGAGCTTTGGCCAAGTTGGCTGGAGAGTGGATATCAGGGACTCTACCGGGAGCTGCAGTCTGCAGCCGATGGACAACATCATGCTCTGCAGCATGGTGCCAGGGAAGTGCAGCTTCGGCGGGTGGACGGTGCCCTCTTGTGGGTGAAGCTGAGTCTATCGTTTGTGCAGGGGCTGCTGCCGCTGTTTTTGGTGGGTTTTGAGGACTTGTCTTCGCAAAAGGCGGAGGTGCAAAGGCTCACTGCGCTGGCGGCCACCGACTATTTAACCGGCCTGGCCAATCGCCGTACCCTGATGGAGGCCTTGGAGAAGCAATGGCGCCAATGTCTTATTCGCCGACATCCCATCAGTGTGGTGATTGTGGATGTGGACTTTTTCAAGCAGTTCAACGACCTCTATGGCCATTTAAAGGGGGATGACTGTTTGAGGCGCATTGCAGCGGCGCTGGCTTCTGCCCTGCCTTCACCACAATGCCTGGCAGCGCGATTCGGCGGTGAGGAGTTTGTGCTGCTGCTCCCCGGCTTTAATGCGGCCATGGCCGAATTGATAGCCAAACAGGTGTCTGATGCGATAAGTGCCATCGATATTAAGTCAATGGGGTTGCCAGAGGGGGCATTGCTGACGGTCAGTCAGGGGATTGCCTGTGAGATAAGTGGCCAGTTTCGCACTGCCGATGCCATGCTGCTGGGGGCAGACACCGCGCTTTACCGGGCCAAGCGCGAAGGCAGAAACAAGATAATTCTGTCGGACTGA
- a CDS encoding metal-dependent hydrolase family protein has protein sequence MRQNSSLPRLSSLSLSLALSMAMLPFSALSATFISADALLDVRSGKLVESPLLKIEDGRIVELGTQGGLDIPSGSELIELKGKTLLPGLMDMHVHLGSDAEDNFLESMNYSVPRQTVKAVKNAKKTLEAGFTTVRDLGDSGYSVIAVRDGINAGEIPGPRIWSAGHSLSITGGHCDDNFSAPEMHSVAGGVADGPWAVRAKARENIKYGANTLKICATGGVFSKGTKVGVQQYTEDELRAAAEEAHQRGLIIAAHAHGTSGIKAAIRAGIDSIEHCSFLDDEAIKLALKHGTYLSCDIYNTEYTLAFGAANGVPEENINKEKQVSKAQRDSFRKATRAGVKMVFGSDAAIYPHGDNGKQFATMVQFGMTPLQAIQAATLTSAALLKQQDIGELKPGFLADIIAVDGNPLDNIRLLEHVSFVMKDGKVFKG, from the coding sequence ATGCGTCAAAACTCATCCCTGCCCCGCTTGTCATCCTTGTCCCTGTCATTGGCGCTGTCGATGGCCATGCTGCCCTTTTCGGCATTGTCAGCAACCTTTATCAGTGCCGATGCACTGCTGGATGTACGCAGCGGCAAACTGGTCGAATCGCCACTGCTGAAAATCGAAGATGGCCGCATTGTGGAACTGGGTACCCAAGGCGGGCTCGACATCCCGTCCGGCAGTGAACTCATTGAACTAAAAGGCAAGACCCTGTTGCCGGGGCTGATGGACATGCACGTGCATCTTGGCAGCGATGCCGAAGATAACTTTCTCGAGTCGATGAATTACTCGGTGCCACGGCAAACGGTCAAGGCGGTAAAGAACGCCAAAAAGACCCTCGAAGCCGGCTTTACCACAGTGCGGGATCTGGGGGATTCGGGCTACAGCGTGATTGCGGTACGCGATGGTATCAACGCCGGAGAAATTCCGGGCCCACGTATTTGGAGCGCGGGCCATTCCCTCTCAATCACCGGTGGCCACTGCGACGACAACTTCAGCGCGCCCGAGATGCATTCGGTGGCAGGCGGCGTGGCAGATGGCCCCTGGGCTGTGCGGGCCAAAGCGCGTGAAAATATCAAGTATGGCGCCAACACCTTGAAGATTTGCGCCACCGGCGGTGTGTTCTCCAAGGGCACCAAGGTGGGCGTGCAGCAATATACCGAAGATGAACTCCGGGCCGCCGCCGAAGAAGCCCATCAGCGCGGGCTTATCATCGCCGCCCACGCCCATGGCACCAGCGGCATCAAGGCCGCCATCCGCGCCGGCATCGACAGCATAGAGCACTGCAGCTTCCTCGACGATGAGGCCATCAAGCTGGCCCTGAAACACGGCACCTACCTTAGCTGCGATATTTACAACACCGAATATACCCTTGCCTTTGGCGCCGCCAATGGCGTACCCGAAGAAAACATCAATAAAGAAAAACAGGTGTCCAAGGCCCAGCGCGACAGCTTCCGTAAGGCCACCAGGGCCGGAGTCAAAATGGTATTTGGCTCGGATGCCGCCATCTATCCCCATGGCGACAACGGCAAACAATTTGCCACCATGGTGCAATTTGGTATGACGCCACTGCAGGCGATTCAGGCAGCCACACTCACCAGTGCCGCCCTGCTGAAGCAACAGGATATAGGCGAGTTGAAGCCCGGTTTCCTGGCTGACATCATCGCTGTCGATGGCAATCCGCTGGACAATATCCGCCTGCTGGAACATGTCAGCTTTGTGATGAAAGACGGCAAGGTGTTCAAAGGCTGA
- a CDS encoding histidine phosphatase family protein, whose amino-acid sequence MPTDIYLLRHGQTEFNAQRRLQGHCDSPLTALGREQARAYGRALRGCGKLDDYALVASPLGRAMETASIVAEALGRRPDSVIPEPRIKEAGLGAWEQEHIPDIHSSWPGLEAIPGWYIKGPGAEPLGALRDRLHHWLEDPATPQKVILVSHGVTGVVLRGLLQNLGDDEMWRQDKPQDAFYYFSQNRLHRISC is encoded by the coding sequence ATGCCCACTGACATCTACCTGCTTCGCCACGGTCAAACCGAGTTCAATGCCCAGCGCCGCTTGCAGGGCCATTGTGACTCGCCCCTCACAGCCCTTGGCAGGGAGCAGGCCAGGGCCTATGGCCGGGCACTCAGGGGATGCGGCAAGCTCGACGACTATGCGCTGGTCGCGAGCCCTTTGGGGCGGGCCATGGAAACCGCGTCCATAGTGGCTGAAGCACTGGGACGCCGCCCAGACAGTGTCATCCCGGAGCCGCGGATAAAGGAAGCAGGACTCGGGGCTTGGGAGCAAGAACACATCCCCGATATCCACAGCAGTTGGCCGGGACTCGAGGCCATACCCGGTTGGTACATCAAGGGCCCCGGCGCCGAACCCCTCGGTGCACTGAGAGACCGCCTGCATCACTGGCTGGAGGATCCGGCCACGCCGCAAAAGGTGATTTTGGTGTCACATGGCGTCACGGGTGTGGTGCTCAGAGGCCTGCTGCAAAACCTTGGCGATGACGAGATGTGGCGCCAGGATAAACCCCAGGATGCCTTTTATTATTTCAGCCAAAACCGCCTGCACCGGATATCCTGCTAA
- the hslU gene encoding HslU--HslV peptidase ATPase subunit: protein MSEMTPREIVHELDAHIIGQQKAKRSVAVALRNRWRRMQLDAALRHEVTPKNILMIGPTGVGKTEIARRLAKLANAPFIKVEATKFTEVGYVGKEVEQIIRDLTDTAIKLTREVEMKKCRTRAEEAAEERVLDALLPRPKNDWDNSSDDNSSSRQIFRKKLREGQLDDKEIEIDIAGPQIGVEIMSPPGMEEMTSQLQSLFQNMGQAPAKRKKMKIKDALKQLVDEEAAKLVNQEDLKEKAIELVEQNGIVFIDEIDKICKRGETSGPDVSREGVQRDLLPLVEGCTVNTKHGMVKTDHILFIASGAFQMSKPSDLIPELQGRLPIRVELDALTASDFKRILTEPHASLTEQYVALMATEGVTIEFTESGIDRIAQAAWQVNERTENIGARRLHTVMERLMEDISFEASDKSGSKFTIDADYVNDHLDNLVQNEDLSRFIL, encoded by the coding sequence ATGTCTGAAATGACCCCCCGCGAGATTGTTCACGAGCTGGACGCACACATCATTGGTCAGCAGAAGGCCAAACGCAGCGTGGCCGTTGCCCTGCGTAACCGCTGGCGTCGCATGCAGCTGGACGCCGCCCTGCGTCACGAAGTGACCCCCAAGAACATACTGATGATTGGCCCCACCGGCGTAGGTAAAACCGAAATCGCCCGCCGTCTGGCCAAGCTCGCCAACGCGCCCTTTATCAAGGTGGAGGCCACCAAGTTCACCGAAGTGGGCTATGTGGGTAAGGAAGTGGAGCAGATCATTCGCGATCTGACCGATACGGCCATCAAGCTCACCCGCGAAGTGGAAATGAAGAAGTGTCGTACCCGCGCCGAAGAAGCCGCCGAGGAGCGGGTACTGGACGCCCTGCTGCCGCGCCCCAAAAACGACTGGGACAACAGCAGCGACGACAACTCTTCCAGCCGTCAAATCTTCCGCAAGAAACTGCGCGAAGGTCAGCTGGACGATAAAGAAATCGAAATCGACATCGCCGGTCCGCAGATTGGCGTGGAAATCATGTCGCCCCCCGGCATGGAAGAGATGACCAGCCAGCTGCAGAGCCTGTTCCAGAACATGGGGCAGGCGCCTGCCAAGCGCAAGAAGATGAAGATCAAAGATGCCCTCAAGCAACTGGTGGATGAAGAAGCCGCCAAGCTTGTGAATCAGGAAGATCTGAAAGAAAAGGCCATCGAACTGGTTGAGCAGAACGGCATCGTCTTTATCGACGAAATCGACAAGATCTGTAAGCGCGGCGAAACCTCGGGCCCCGACGTGTCCCGTGAAGGGGTGCAGCGCGACCTGCTGCCCTTGGTGGAAGGCTGTACCGTTAACACCAAGCACGGCATGGTGAAGACCGACCATATCCTCTTTATCGCATCGGGCGCGTTTCAGATGTCCAAGCCATCGGATCTTATCCCTGAGCTGCAGGGCCGCTTGCCTATCCGTGTTGAGCTGGATGCCCTCACCGCCTCCGACTTCAAACGTATTCTCACCGAGCCCCATGCCTCGCTCACCGAGCAGTATGTGGCGCTGATGGCCACCGAAGGCGTGACCATCGAGTTTACCGAGTCGGGCATTGACCGTATCGCCCAGGCCGCCTGGCAGGTGAACGAGCGCACCGAAAACATCGGTGCCCGCCGTCTGCACACCGTCATGGAGCGGCTGATGGAAGACATTTCCTTCGAAGCCAGCGACAAGTCCGGCAGCAAGTTCACCATCGACGCCGATTACGTGAATGACCACCTGGATAATCTGGTGCAGAACGAAGACTTAAGCCGCTTTATTCTGTAA